Proteins co-encoded in one Malus domestica chromosome 09, GDT2T_hap1 genomic window:
- the LOC114826754 gene encoding agamous-like MADS-box protein AGL29 — MAKSPDNRITNKDAENGKKEGKSRRRVEIKKVEDKNKRHVTFSKRKRGLFNKTAELSVLTGAETAAIVVSNSGKVFCFGSPSPDAVIERYVGHNASLSAGQPDNYHPQINNTHRSTNYFNVNMSSSKKQIQDYEKASRHLKEEKILKGGKKSNSNNNGGDEGGCSYGWWERPIGMMSSLEELEEYREALYKLKHNVEVRTNQLIRETTPSDHFSSLLSMDDTWSPPKLSQGQGCMGREFYYFL, encoded by the coding sequence ATGGCTAAGAGTCCTGATAATAGGATCACAAACAAAGATGCTGAGAATGGGAAAAAGGAGGGCAAAAGTCGAAGAAGGGTTGAAATAAAGAAAGTTGAAGACAAGAACAAGCGTCACGTGACCTTCTCCAAGCGCAAAAGGGGTCTCTTCAACAAAACAGCAGAGCTCAGCGTTTTGACCGGTGCTGAGACGGCAGCAATCGTTGTGTCAAACAGTGGCAAGGTGTTCTGCTTCGGAAGTCCCTCCCCTGACGCTGTTATCGAACGCTACGTTGGTCACAATGCCTCATTATCTGCAGGTCAACCAGATAATTATCATCCTCAAATAAACAACACTCATCGTTCTACTAATTATTTCAATGTTAATATGAGTAGTAGTAAGAAGCAAATACAAGATTATGAGAAAGCTTCGAGACACTTGAAGGAAGAGAAAATATTGAAGGGTGGGAAGAAAAGTAATAGTAACAACAATGGAGGAGATGAAGGAGGTTGTTCTTATGGGTGGTGGGAGAGACCGATTGGAATGATGAGTAGTTTGGAGGAGTTAGAAGAGTACAGGGAAGCCTTGTACAAGTTGAAGCACAATGTGGAGGTTCGAACCAATCAGCTGATTCGGGAAACTACTCCTTCCGATCACTTCTCCTCTCTTTTGTCTATGGATGATACATGGAGTCCTCCAAAATTAAGCCAGGGTCAAGGGTGCATGGGACgtgaattttattatttcttgtGA
- the LOC139187784 gene encoding uncharacterized protein, producing the protein MGLLPEQKITVVLRMLAYGASANQVDEIARMGKSTILQSPNEVLWSNRIYLHHRVPPATYSHGLGKASEESRDASVILEVVASFDTWIWHAFFEVPEAQNDLNILAQSPMFNDVLQGKAPKVMYEVNGCMYNGPYYLADGIYPRWSTFVKTMPRLRSAKEKHFASCQEGCRKDVEHCFELVVIAGVAALIFGPKKLPEVGNPIFVQLFFSDPNSAGLSTPLHHTHSSKQFIGKV; encoded by the exons atgggtctccttcccgagcaaaaaattactgttGTGCTGCGGATGCTtgcgtatggagcatctgcaaaccaagtggatgagatagcgaggatggggaaatcaaccattcttcaGTCCCCTAATGAGGTTTTGTGgagcaatcgaatctatctacaccaCAGAGTACCTCCGGCAACATACTCACATGGACTtggaaaggcttctgaagaaagccgagatgcgag tgtcattttggaggtggtggcatcttttgatacatggatttggcacgcctttttcgAGGTTCCGgaagctcaaaatgacctcaacatccttgcccaatccccaatgttcaacgatgtcctgcaaggaaaggcaccaaaagtcatgTATGAGGTCAACGGATGTATGTACaacgggccatactacctagctgacggcatttacccaaggtggtcaacatttgtcaaaacaatgCCACGTCtgcgaagtgcaaaggaaaaacactttgcaagctgtcaagaggggtgtaggaaggatgtggagcattgtttcg AGCTTGTGGTTATAGCCGGTGTGGCGGCTCTGATTTTTGGGCCCAAGAAGTTGCCTGAAGTGGGGAATCCCATTTTTGTTCAGCTCTTTTTCTCTGACCCCAACTCCGCCGGTCTATCGACTCCTCTCCACCACACGCATTCTAGCAAACAATTCATCGGAAAGGTCTGA